Genomic window (Zingiber officinale cultivar Zhangliang chromosome 2B, Zo_v1.1, whole genome shotgun sequence):
GTGTGGGCATatatcataaaaaatatttttgaaaagaaatttatCAAATATTCTTGTGAATATTTTTCGAGAGGCCTAAACTTGTTATGTCGTTTGCTTCTGGAACCTTCATTTCTCTATTTCCCTCCACCGACTTGTCTTCACCGCCCGTAGACATACAGCGTAGATGTCTCACCGGAAACGGCAACGGAACGGAAGCAGCGGCCGTCTCTCTTCCATCGACGGTGCTCTTGCAGATGATTCCTCCTCTCCTCCTGCCGCCATGCCAGGTAGCTTCAACGACCCCGTCACCGCGGACGTCACCCTCCGCCTCGAGTTTTACGACGACCTAATACCCGATCTGGACGCTCCCATCCCCTTCCTCGACCTTTCCGTTCGATCGGACGCCCTCCGCCGCTCCCACTATTTTTCTTGCCTTCTCTCCGACCGCTGGAAGCAACCTGACGGCTCCTCCGACGAGTTTCCTGTCCGATTGACGCTCAAGATCTCCCGGGACGACGATCTCCGCCGCCGTGGTCCATTCCACGCCCACGTCGCCGTCCTCCGGCTTCTGCACACGCTGGATTTCTCCGGATCGATCGCCTCCGTTTCCGACGCGCTGGACATGATTCCGGTCGCGTTGGAGCTCGTCTTCAACGATTGCGTCCGGGCTTGCGTCCGGTTTCTCGAGGCTGTGCCGTGGACTGAGGATGAGGAAGAAAGGGTCCTCAAGTTGATGCCTTTTCTTGGTAAAGAGGAGTCCGAGGAGCTCCTTTCCAGGGTTCTTCCCGTGGTGTCAGCTTCTAGGGAATGCGATAGCATACCGGAGTCTATGCTCCGTGGGTTGATTGATACTGCGATCCGTCGGAATCTGAATGGGGCGACCGTGAAGGCCTTTGTAGCGAGGATTCTGAAGGATTTCCCATCTCGGGAATTGGTGGAGAAGGTGCTGGGCCAGGCATTCTTGTCGAGCTTGGAGAGGGTAAAAGACTACATGGGGAAGTATGCCAGCCCTGAAGTCAGGATCGCCGAGAATAGTAATGAAAGAGAAGCCATCCAGAAGGTGAACTTGCACGCCGTGCTGGTCAATGTGAAGCATCTACATTGGCTGATTGATAGGATTATGGAGCTGAGGGTCGCAGACAAGGTAGTCAGGGAGTGGAGTGAGCAGGAGACCCTGGCAGCTGACTTGATAAAGACCTTCAGGGATGATACTTGGAAAAATATTGTGCCTGGATTGGCTTTTTTGGTCACAAGGTGCAGCTACCGCCTGGCTGATGCTGTTGCTTCTGGCATTACTTTGGCTCCTCAACAGGTCTGTTATCACATTCCTCTTGCCTTTCATACCATATTTgagtctgataagtgtttatgATTATTTGGTCATGGTTGACAGATTGATAAGATCTTCTAAACTTTCAAACATTATGAAAACTGTTAGCCCCTGGAATGAACGAACTTAAACACTTATCACCTCTAACATGTTATAAATAAACACATTCCCAGTTTAAGCCACAATAGAATTGTTTGCAGAATTCATGTATTGTCACTATCAAATTTTTGTGGATAGTTGCGTTCACTATCGAAGTTGACGAAGTTACCTAACCATAGTACTACTTTGTCTTAGGTGAGAATGAGACTTGTGAAGACCTGGCTTCCTGTGTTAAATGTGCTCAAGGATATATTTTTACAAGAACACCCTGTCGGTTATATCTTTCGAAATGAGAGTGTTGGTGATAAAACACTATACCTTGACCTTGAAGAAACATTCCTAAAGATTATATCCACGTTGCCACTCTCCAGTGCTCAGGAACTGCTGCAGCAGTGCCTGTGCTTCTCCACTCGCAATCTTGACAACTGCCCCCACTTGACATCTGCATTCAGAACATGGTTCAGGCGTGCTAATAGATCTCCACTTGATTTAAGAAATATTTCATAGAAGCTGCCAGGACATTGTTGTTATCAGGTTAGTTTTAGTATATTTTTTTCATGCAGATTGAGCAACTGCTTATTAGTATCATTTATTTAACAACTTCTGAGTTTGTTAATCTTGTTGTATGACACAGCGATATGCAATTTCTGTTATAGTTTACTATCTTTATCAATCAAACCAAAGCATCTGACATTGTTCAATGTTGATTTTCCTATAACAAGAACAAGTAGAGTGGCAACCATTACACATCTTATTCCATAATTAAACTCTATATTGCTTTTTCTCCACCAATATGACAAACTAATTTTATAACAAACACTGTTGGCTCTATATAAGGTCATATCCTACCAATATTAAGTTCCATATTTCATGAGATTGTTTGCATACCTTTACATGGTTTCTGGACCTAACACCATCCTCCACCTTTTTCATCCATGGTTGGGCTTGGGACCAGCATTTGTTAGGTCATGTCAGCATGTGCTTGGTTCTGTAGGAAGTTATATTTATGTACGCgaacattttctttcttgtttgatgcttgctAGAATTCTAGTCTACTGAATTCATGTCGTGGAGTAACTATTCACGAATTTAAAGCCACCTATTGTGATATTAGGAacaatgacttttttttttttctaaatgctAGTAGCTTAGACTAACTATGGTTCATGATGTGAATTTGGGAAATATAGGTGTGGAAGCATGTTTTTTCCCCATAAATTGACCTCATTGGCATTTGTTTGGAACTTAATTGTAAACATGTGTGGACATCATTGTAGATGTACAAGCTACGTGGATGTGGATGTAAAGATAATATATATGTAAGATTTTTACGAGTTTCACATGGTATCAGAATCAATACCTAATTCATACGTTTGTCCTTCCTTCAAACCTCATGATCTCACCCTTCACACATGCTGGAAAGCCACTTGTCTTCTCTCTCCAGCAAGTCATCACTATATGCATATTCTTCCGCGGTTCCTTCAGTCGCCTGCTTCCTCAACAGTTCCATCTTCTTCTTGGATGTTTGTCACTATAAGtgtttttttcctccaaaaagtTGGTGTAGATGGAAAAGACTAGGGTTAATCACTCCAATTAGTCCCTTCTAATGatatatattatatgtatatggCATGGCTGTCAAGATCAACTAATACTGAAACGGCTTGTCCGAGTTGCATTGTTATCAGTAGAGGTCGATCCAATTGTTTTTGAAAAAATGGTTATCTCAGGAATATTTGATTGaagaaatctaaaaaaaattaagactCAAAGAAATTAGTTAAAAATGAATTGGATTTTACTAGAAAATAAATGGAAACAATTGAAATTTGATCAAATTGAGAGATCTTTGAAATTTGGCTGAATAGGTTGATTTGGTAAACTCAAGGATCTAGTAAACTCTTTGCTGATCTGAGCTTGATTCCTAACAAATTTGCATGGGAGTGTGTGTGAGAGAGATTTCTTTCTTATATTTAACTTAAGTTCCCAACTTCGCTACCTGCTACCTGAGATTGTCAAGATCAAATCATTTAACCATGCTACTACTTGGTAAACAACCACTGCCAACCAATTGTCTCATCTCTCTCTCAGATTTGATTGAGAAGTTTTTTTGTTTAGAAATCCTATCAGTTCAATTGAGATGTGATTTAGGTCCAACtatgccttatgatatatgaAATATTGAATCATAATCTAGTTTTGTCAAATAACATTTTGATCTTCCCACTTTACATCTTTCCTACAGTCTTCGAGCGAACAACATATCATAATATTTCGTTCCTAAAATCTGGCCTACTTTCTCCTCTAGTGAACAAAGCGTATGATTTCATTTCCATTGGATCTCTGAGTATTCAAGATAACTTTAGAGCACACTAATTTTAAGATTCAAAATGGAGCAAGAGATAGAGCTGAATAACACAATGTaaaatgtgaaaaataaaaaGATCGCCTGTCTATCTTAATAACTGTGTTTGCAAAACCAAGAGGCAATTGGTACCTGATAAACTCACCGATCACATTGCATAGGGTTTATCCCTGAGTAAGTTGCTACAGAAGGCCTACAGGTATGAGATAGCTTCTAACTACTTTAATTCAGTTGAGgaaatcagaagaagaagaaaagacccCTAGAATGAAGAATAGCTTTCAGGACCTTCAAGGTTGTGTATTGGGTTGACACCCTTTGGATGAgtttagttgtttttttttatacATGTAGTTGTCTGGTTTTTCTCCTTCCAAGTAAAGGTTTTATTTCTACAAAGCAAGGAACGAAGATGAGGAGATGATCTACCAAGTACCATGCTGTAGCTTTGCACTGGATCCAATGGGCCATAATAACTAATTTTCAACGGTTGGGATTTGCTGCTGCTGACATCTGTAAAGTGTAATGCTTGCAAGCAGACTTCGAACTGTTCtcaatgtttttcttttttttttgatctTATAATCTAGCTTGCCCAAGTTTCGTTCGAATAATCCTGAAGTTAGTTTTCATCCATCGGTAAATTCGGAGCACAATTTATACACATTTACTTTAGCCCGATCTCTAAAATATCCGTTGTCCCAACTGGGGTTATCTTGACTACAAATAAATTCGTTATCCTTATAGCTTGTGTGTTAATGATATAATAAATAGATCGATAATTATTATTTCCAGTATTATTTATTTTACTTACCAATAAATATTAACCTTTCTGTTGCTACGAGCCCGAACAGTTTTAAAGTTTGCTCGTTCactgattaaaatgaaaaataactcAACTTAATCTTTGTTTTTGTTATGAATCTATTAAGatatattaagtaaattaaattaattaattaatagatttATCTTACTCTCGTGGACTTTTGATGGGAAggtaaaagaaacaaaacaataaaacattccatttttatttttgcaCAATTCAAAATAAAGAGGGTGAAAACAAAGTTCCAACATATTATGCAGTGATTGCTCTTATTTTCCACACCCACGCGCTGCTGGAGAACTTGACGCAAACTGAACTAAAAGTATTCTCAAGCAGTGAGCTCAACAAGAACAATTCGTATGACACAATAAGAACATGCAATTTAGAAAAGATGATTAAAGAGCACAAGTTGATGCAGAGATTCTTTTTTGGCTGAgcacaaagaaaaaaaattattgaatgtAAGCAATTTGCGAGTTAACTTACAAGTAAATTCCACTTTCTTATTGTGTGTGAGATTACAATGTAGGCAATACCATGGAGAATGTAATGAGGTTTGCGAGCAAGATGAGAATacaaatatgtatatatatatttttcacatATCTCTCTCTTTTTGTCACTCTTTTATGTTGTGCAATCAATAATGGCCGCTATCATCTCGGGCTGGAGGCCATCGCGTCTGACTAAAATTGATCCAATCACCCATAATAACTTAACTAGTCCTGAATGACAAATGACAATCTCCAGATACGATAGGGCTTCCACGACGTTCCTTGCCATCTCAATGTAAATGAGCCAATTGAAGGAAGAATAATAATTGATAGAAACGCCAATTATGTGTTCAAAATCCTGTAGATTAAGCCCTTtatcagttgtcataatcaaccGCAAAGTAAAGCAGAAGAATGAAAACGACCTGGTCAAAGAAAGCCTAGTCTTACCTTGTCGGGATTAAAAGATATTTACTCGAAGAAAGCATACTTGATCATGCATGCAAATCCAGCAGATGGCTACTTGGTTTTACAGTAGATTTACGGATGTATGGTTGCGTGTACTGAATATCAACTTAAGGTAAAATTGAGAATACTTGATATAACCATATATTTTCAGATGCCTTCAATCGCTAAAAGTCTCAGGACGAAACGAAAAAAATGTAAGCTTTCCGTCATAATTTTGGACAGAATCAGTTCGTCTTAGACTCAAAGTAGGACCAAATGCATTGCTTGTTGTGATGTGACCTAATTGTCTTGATATCTAACCTTTACTCTCTGTTTCAATCACATGGGCTCATTACTAACATTGGCTTTTCCGCGGATAGTAAGAGAACAAGAATGTCCATGCATGTATAAAAGAAGTCCCATGGGATTGAGAATGTAGCTCGCTGAATATATATATTTGACATGAACTAATCCCTCAGGATTGACATTGCCTCTTTACATGAACTAGTCCTATGTAATTGCTAATACTTACATCACTTAAATCTCTTTTAAGAAAGTAAATTTCTTTGGTCTTTCTCTACCACAATCAATCAACCTACTTTTTGGTTGTCTATTCTTTCACCCCAAGTTAACTACAGCAGACAACTTTAAATAGAAATCTAGAGAAGAACACATTCCTTGAAAGTTAGAAAATATATGCACCTAAATTCTGATCGTAGCAGCTATCCTTTGGCAATCTAGATGGAACtgtttaaaaaatagaaatactTATCTTTGACCCCTTCGGACAGCAGTAGTGGCACGAATAGTGATGGATTGAGGAGGCAGACCAACAATTGCCACAAGACCGCTAGCAAAAGCTGCAATTGCTCCTACAGCAAAAGCTGGTGAATTGCTACCCCCAAATAACTGATCCAAAGGCCCACTTCCCACAGAAACAACCATCTGATATAGGACAATTTGCATCAGTAACATAtcaaagataatatatatatatatatatgtggaatTTACTCTACACACCCACCATGGGCAACCACCATAGCCGCCCGCCCCTCACAACTCAAGCAAATTGATCGGTGGACCCGGACGCCTCAACTTGTGAGGGTCGCCCACGGTGGTCACCCATCGTGGGTGTGCAGGGTATCAACCCTATATAAATATTCAAGTATTTTGTCTTTCTAGAAAATTATTGTAATAAATAAGTGATAAGAGATAAATCATAAGGCGATCTGCTTCTAATTTTACCTACTGCAttgatataataatttttaactGAGA
Coding sequences:
- the LOC122046253 gene encoding BTB/POZ domain-containing protein At3g05675-like, coding for MSHRKRQRNGSSGRLSSIDGALADDSSSPPAAMPGSFNDPVTADVTLRLEFYDDLIPDLDAPIPFLDLSVRSDALRRSHYFSCLLSDRWKQPDGSSDEFPVRLTLKISRDDDLRRRGPFHAHVAVLRLLHTLDFSGSIASVSDALDMIPVALELVFNDCVRACVRFLEAVPWTEDEEERVLKLMPFLGKEESEELLSRVLPVVSASRECDSIPESMLRGLIDTAIRRNLNGATVKAFVARILKDFPSRELVEKVLGQAFLSSLERVKDYMGKYASPEVRIAENSNEREAIQKVNLHAVLVNVKHLHWLIDRIMELRVADKVVREWSEQETLAADLIKTFRDDTWKNIVPGLAFLVTRCSYRLADAVASGITLAPQQVRMRLVKTWLPVLNVLKDIFLQEHPVGYIFRNESVGDKTLYLDLEETFLKIISTLPLSSAQELLQQCLCFSTRNLDNCPHLTSAFRTWFRRANRSPLDLRNIS